Part of the Antennarius striatus isolate MH-2024 chromosome 6, ASM4005453v1, whole genome shotgun sequence genome, caacaaaagaaTCAATAGCATCTTCAGCAGCCTCTTGCGTCTACAGTGGACAGTGAACCTGCTGCCATGGGAGAGCTGCAGTTTCCTTAGATGCAGAGACAAGCTCAACTCCCTGGATGTATGTTGAAAATCTCTCATCTGCCCTTTTACCCCATTATGGTGGGGCAGTGACTACTTGATAAGGGCAAAAATCAATGAGGCTATTTATCTCCTTTACTGATATGCACGCTGCCTTAAAATAGCAAATCTGCTAGCGAGGCTTGGAGATGAAGCAGTGGACCCCAGATGAATAATGCTCCCTCGTCATGTTTCAGTCTCAGTGTTTGCATTTCAGTAGTGTGAGGCTTAAGTGCTCTTTACTAGTCTGGGTCTAAGTATGGGTTCATAAGAGAACAGGATGAGCAGCAGGAGTTCATCTGAGAACTCACTGACAACTCTATTATTCATTATGGTTATAATTTTACATTGACTGTAATAGGCCATTGTACTACAGATATAGAACAGCAGGGTTTCTTTGAAGCATAGCCAAGCCTGGCAACCAGGCTTTTTTCGGATAATATAGCTGCTAAGATGCTACACTATAGCCGGTGACTTGACTGGTTTACAGATATTTTACTTGAGGTCTCACTGCAGTCTGCATCATAGATATGGTAAATTCTCTTTTGAAGCACCAGACATGGCATCATAGTATTCTGTTTCAATGTGTACGagtgtgaatgcatgtgtgccggcctgtgtatgtgtgtgtgtgtctgcgtgtgcgtTCCCTGCTCTGCTCTATTACTggatatataataataataatgatggattagatttatatagcgtttTCTGGACACTAAAAGTCGCTTTtaactcctcattcatacttggtgatggtagactacgtatgtagccacagctgccctggggcaaactgatggaggcgtggctgccaatctgcgcctacggcccctccgatcACCACTCGAACAatcacatacattcacacaccagcgagtgccccactggaggcaaggagggtaaagtgtttTGCCCatggacacaacgacaaatgactcggcgggagcgggaatcgaaccgccgatcttgaatcattggacgacctgctctaccactgggGTTGGGTGCCTGGGGTGGTTTCTTACTGGACTTAAATAAGACATATATTACACTATGTGACATTACTATTCATCTTCAATCCACTTAAATCAAAGCAAAAGATTCAAATCAAAAATAGTCTCATTTACATTCATGTCAACCTGAATTCatagataaaaaaagaaacaactgagCTTTTTATGGGTGAacttattaataaataatgacaatgGTGATGATTCCTGTCATAATAACCATGAAAATATCATAACAGTTGTCACAGCAGACTGCAAGATCCTGGGAGATGGCCACAGCTTGCACAGTATCGTTCTCGTCTGTTCTAGGTTTCGCTCTATATGAGGTCATCAGTATGGGCCTCGGCATCCTATATCGGACAAAAGAGCACCTCTCCAGCGCTGCACTGCTTGTGGGATATATATACGGGGAGCAGGGAGTGGGGGTGGTCTGGTGTGCAAATGAAGAAACGCCCCAACAGATTCTCTCCCTAGCGTCCCCCCGCCCCAATCACCTCAACCTCCGGTTAATCTACCAGAAGGAAAAAGGGAGGTGAGACCGTAGGCTGGAGAGAGAATAAAGGTGCTAGGGAGAGCCAAGGATGTTTCTTCTCTCTCACACCAGTTTACAGTCTTGCTCATTAGAAATCCCTTACAAAAAAGGGGTGGGGGCAAGGCTGGGGAGAAGTTGTGAAAGGGGCATTAGGAGAAGGTGggcaaattaaaagaaaaccaaaaaccctACATAAGGGTGACGAGTGTGGACTGCAGGGTGGAGGGAGGGATAAGGGTTGTTTCTGTAAGGGATTTTTAGGGACAAGGGTGGAGGATTGTACCCTGTAAACGcaaccccccacctccactttgcCCATGCCCTTTTTACTCCCTCCCCCAACTTCATGTAGCCTCTCAGGTAGTTGGCCTGTCTACATGGCATTCAACTTTGTTCAGAcagtgcacaaacaaacaaacaaacaaataaacaaacagacagctTAACTtactaaataaaacaaaacaaaacaataaaaaacctcAAAAGGTCAAGACGTTAAGTAATAAAACCTTATTTACatgttacacattttttttcttggtttttcaGCGTGATTACttgctcctctccctcctcgtCTTCTCAGCTCATTTTGATCCgcgtcaaattttttttttaattagagaATACTGAAAACACGCAGAAGAAAACGGCATGGACGATTCCTTCCGACATTCTTGATCTCCTCtccttttttccattctttCGATTTTTTTTATACTCCTCCCCCAAGCCCccacatttttttcctcttttcctccttgAATTTCATTGGCTGTCAGGTTTAGCCAACCTTCTGTGGGTTGGTGGCACGTACCCCCTGCTCGTAGGTGATTCGCTGGCTGATCAGGTACTGTGCGGCCTGTGTTGCAGCCTGGGAACCTGTGATGGTCACCTTCCTGTTCCGAGTTCCAGGGATGAACTCGCCTTTCTTGGAAATCTGGATTCTTGCACCGGTCAGCTCCTGGTACTCCACCAGCGTCTTTCCTCCTTTCCCCAAGATGGCCCCAACCAGGTTTTCTGGAACAGCAATTTCGACCACTTCCTTCGCGCCTTCTGCTAGCTTCTCTGTGGCCAGTAAAGATGATGCCACCAGTGGCGATGCAGCACTTAAGTAGCCGTTGGTGGCTCCTGTTGCGGCAGCCAGGGATCCCAGGGAGAAGCCTCCCAGACCGGCAGCTGGATGAGCTGCACTGGTGGACGCATCGCTGGCATAGGATGCTAACAAattagctgcagctgctgcagctgggtTAGCATTGGCTGCTACAGCGGCTAACACCCCTGAAGCTGCAGCAGGATTCAGACCTAGGCCCAGGGAGTTGGTGTTGTAGCCGTAGCTAGCCAGAGTGTTGAGAGCTGAAGTGATGGCCAGCAGGTCGTTGCCTGAAAGGCTGGACATGGTGGTTGGGAAGGCCCCCACCCCAGCTAGGCTGGCCTGTCCAAGCAGAGAGGATGCTgtggcagctgcagcagctgctgcggCTGGCATGACCTCTGTTGAGTTGGCATACGGGGAGCCAGTCGGATTTGAGTTGGCAACCGGCCCTGTGATGTTGGAATAGGAGATGTTGAGGCAGGAGGAGCTCTGAGGATCTTCCTGAATCTTTTGAACGATGATCTCCACGGCTTTGCGGTTCTGCTCAGGCTCTCCGCTGATGGTGACAACACGTTCCTGCAGGTTGATGCCCTCTGGCTTTTGGGAAAGCTGGACCCATGCACCTGACTGCTCCATCACCGCTTTAACCGTAGCTCCACCCTTTCCAATAATCAGGCCCGCCGTGCTGTTTGGGACGATCAGCTTGGCCTGGTGAAGGGAGCAGGGAGAGGCAAGGATTAGAAAATATATTATAGATAATACATTAGTTAATAACAAATATCTTACTACAATTTGCGTTTCCTCATACTCCattattatgattttttaaaaatatttatgcgTCACATTAAATTAGATGAAAAAAAGCACTACAAGTGGGAAAAGTTTCCTGATTGTGTAATTAAATCAACTAAAGTCACAAAGGAATATTAAGAGGAAGCAGAGACAGAAGGTTAAAGAGAGTCTCTCTACAAAGACAGGTCAGTGTTAAAGAGCAGTGCCTCATGTTTTCCACACTGTGCACGCTCATTAAAGAGATGTGGTGTCATAATTAATCATGGATGTCAACTACTCCTCACACTaagtttaatgaaaaaatatagaaaaattgTGGACTGGAGGCGGATGATGAGAAGACTTTGTTTCCTTATGAAAGGGTAAACGCAGTAGACTATAAAGGCAAGGCCAACACTGAAAGGACTGCTTTTCAGACCTGTCCTCAAAAGGACGGGAGgcaaaagcagctgaagaaaagacagagaaagaagaaacagaaccaTTTTTGAATACAAAGTTCTtgataaactgtgtgtgtgtgtgtgtgtgtgtgtgtgtgtgtgtgtgtgtgtgtgtgtgtgtgtgtgtgtgtgtgtgtgtgtgtgtgtgtgtgtgtgtgtgtgtgtgcagcgtaATGACATCCTGAAGGGGAAAGATCCGAAGTAGAGATACAACATTATGGATTGTGCAATGACATCACCTCAACCACCTGAACATGTAACTTATcaagtgcttttttttattattttggtgCATAATGGACAGAGGAGAGGGAAAAGAGATAAAGAACAAGCTGttgagagagaacaggaaacaaaaaggtAGAAAGAGGTAAGTAGAGTGGGTGGGAGGGATGGTttagggagagagggaggaattGTAAAGAGCCTACTTGTACAAAGAAAATAACACTGACTCCCATGGGTcagtgttgccatggaaacccagCTCCAGCATTTCAAAGGGTAGTGGAAGGGATTGAGGCaatgacacactcacacacacacacacacacacacacacacacacacacacacacacacacacacacacacacacacacacacacacacacacatacacattccaAATGCAGTGCAGTTCATTTGATTTCATATAATGTTCTTCACCAATGACGGCAtgaataattttgatttttaaaatagtaCTTATTAATTCATCAGTGAGATATTTTCCATGGGTTAATTACTTTGCTAAATGTCAGAAAGTTGCAAAAATTGCTTGTTGTTATCTGCAGTAAAACACTTGAAACCACTCATGAAGAACTGTATTAATCATTCATGAcaacatgtttaaatgtttatattgcCAAGCTGTTCAATAAGGGCTCTTCAAATTTATGTaattaaaaagtataaaaaagatttaaaaaattttaatttccacATTCTCATATAATTTCTattgtgtactgtacatatttctAATAACTGTATTACCGCACTTAGTTTGTCATTACGTTCCTGAATCCAAAAATTACTTTGCACAAGAAACAACTGTTAATTTAGGGTTTGTTACAATGAAAGCCATATGAGACATtatctttaaaaatatataaacccAATTAAATCCAGGTTAAACCCTGTTTATAATTCCATATTAAAATGGattacaaacaaattaaataatctTAAAGAGTGATAatgttaaaaaacagaaaaaaagaaagaaatgctaataaataaatgttattttgataTTCTGGTGGAAAGTTAATGATATAACTAATGGCACCTAGCAAACAAATACTTATATCTGATTATGATGCCTCTACAACACATGACAAATCTACCGCTGCTCTCCGCTGTCTGTATGAACGTTGAATATTCACAttgaaaggagaaagaaaaagagagtgtTGAGAaataggaggaggagggaagacaAAATTAATAGACCTGACCTTGTGAATCGCTAGAAGATGAATAGAGAGAAAAGAGACGTAGGTGCGcaattattatttgtgttttctctttgcaGAGGGAAATAATTACACTGGAAAgaaagtcaaagaaaaagaaaaaaatccaaagacAAAAGGATCAGTTCCACTCACAATAGAAAAATGCAAAGGCAAGTCCAATTAACTTCCGTCTCACCCTCTGCTTTATCCCTAATCCCTCCCTTACTGTTTGCTGCAGTTTAAAGGCGAACAACATCTGTGCGGCAGCAGCCTCGATGCAGAGGTTTGTTGCCGCGCCGCATTCCACGCCTCAATTTCTGCACCCACAGTTTTCTGCATGGTAGAAGGTGAATTTACATTGAAATAGAAAATTAGTAAGCATACAGGAGCGAGATGATAATAGGAGAGACTTCAAAACCAACATGTGACAAAGATTCACCTCTTACTGCTTGaagttaaatattaaaaagataaatatttttatctttccCCAGTGAGACTGTCTCTGATGCAACAcggtgggttttgtttttcttgtatttgttaacattttcttttttaacggAGGTTTCtagtttatttatattgatTAGTGTTGTTACTGTGAGGTAAAGACACAACAAGACTCCTCCAACAGGCCTGTTAACATCCTGCTACCAGCACAGACAGTATTACAGTCTGCAAGCTTAATTGAACCACGTGTGACTTCTGCTAGGGATGAGCTCTCATAGAATCCTGACGAACCTTCGCTGCCCTTGGTGCCTACGGGTTAATATAGCTGTCAGAAAAACATAAGGAATTTGCATCTGaaacttacattaaaaaatactgGTTAAAAACAAATCTTGTTGAAATCTAGGGCAAGACAGTCATTTATAATCCATCCAAGCTTTTCCATGCAAAcgcttcagtattttttttagtgaGCTTCTCGAACAATCCAACAGATGAACAAAGAGAAATCATGGCAGCATAGCTCTTAATTTGCAGCAGTTTAGTGAACCCTGACGGAGTGAATACGATTTACACACTACATACATTTCTGACTTCTTGTAATCTACATGGACGATGAGCAGTCATGcatttacaggaaaaaaattataaagcCAAGGACCTTTTTTCAGGCAAAGGATAAAATATTCTCCTTCGCTGTCATCCCCATGTGATTACAGCTTGGGCTGTGAAACGTGTGCAAACAGTTTACCAACAaaaatttatcatttatcagAGACATAAATTAATTCGGAAAGCTAATTTCGCATCTGAAAAAAATACCAGCATATTTTTGTTggagtgaaaacattttcaagatgGTTGTTTTTTTGCGGTGAGGATGATGAGCAGGTAGTGGGTGGTAAAAACTGAGACGAAGGATAAAAGAAATAAGTGACAAGCAGTGAGAGAGCGAGGGAGCGCGCCCAAAAGATTTTACCCATGAACCTTTTCatccacacgcacacacacacacacgttttggTGTAGGAGTGGGAGGATAAACAGTGGTGTACAGCAATGTCTGATCCCCCTGGCTCTAATGATCACATCTACCATCCTTATATCCAACTCAATCTCTGCTAATGAGGTTCTCCGTTCgcctccactcctcctccaaTTGCAAATTGTCGTTTTTCTCTCATCTATTTTTTGCAGACTTAAACAGGTTTAGATTTCTCACTTCATATGTAGCCGTAGTGATTTCGTACTGCTTTACTGTGTATACATCTTCCTGTATAGCTCCTCTTGTATGTCTGTTCCTACAAGGTCAAACAgaaacactctcacacacacgatCCAGTACGATTATCAAGAACGTTTTTATATGAAATCATTTTCATCCTGCTTTTCCTCGCTGGACGctttttggtttgatttgttgTAACGGCCGACTCAGCCTGATAGCGTTCTACCCTCCCACAATTCTCCACTCCCAGCACCTCTCTGCATCGCCGCCACAAAGAAGATTACGTGACAGTTGGCGGCAGGCAGGCAGCTGCTCCTACAGTGGCTCCTCTTTCATTTTCCCCCCTCAGCTGCTTTGGTTCATGTCTTTCTAcgaagttttcatttttttctacatttcctCATATCTGgcgtctccttttttttaaaacttatttttaacTCATTGACGAGCTTTGTGTATGTTGTTGTACCGACAAACTTTTCTACAGAGGCTTTGGCATCCATCCAGCTACTGACTAGAACTTCCTGTTGCTTCAGCTGCTGCACTGGGGTTGAAGGTCAATGCCAATCTCCTGTTCACAAATGCACTAAGGCAGGCGCTGTGAAGTAATAGGGACGGGAAATGATGA contains:
- the nova2 gene encoding RNA-binding protein Nova-2; amino-acid sequence: MMAGGAVQQNGIFSNPHHHSQQPHMESDPPDSRKRPLETPTEASSTKRTNTGVAFLQPLFETEGIVFPHQETETHEEGEYFLKVLIPSYAAGSIIGKGGQTIVQLQKETGATIKLSKSKDFYPGTTERVCLIQGTVEALNGVHDFIAEKVREMPQSTQKTEPVSILQPQTTVNPDRVKQAKLIVPNSTAGLIIGKGGATVKAVMEQSGAWVQLSQKPEGINLQERVVTISGEPEQNRKAVEIIVQKIQEDPQSSSCLNISYSNITGPVANSNPTGSPYANSTEVMPAAAAAAAATASSLLGQASLAGVGAFPTTMSSLSGNDLLAITSALNTLASYGYNTNSLGLGLNPAAASGVLAAVAANANPAAAAAANLLASYASDASTSAAHPAAGLGGFSLGSLAAATGATNGYLSAASPLVASSLLATEKLAEGAKEVVEIAVPENLVGAILGKGGKTLVEYQELTGARIQISKKGEFIPGTRNRKVTITGSQAATQAAQYLISQRITYEQGVRATNPQKVG